ACTTTGTTGACAAAATTATTCACTATGTACCTCGTGAACATCAATTGATTTATATGAGTGCTACTGCTAAATTTAAGCAGGATAAAATTGTTGAAAATACAATCCAAATCAAAACAGAAAATCAACAACTTGATAATATTCGTCATTTTTATATGCAAGTTAAACAGCGCGACAAAGTTGAATGCTTGCGTAAGCTAGCTCAAGTTTCAGAATTTCGTGCGCTTGTCTTTTTCAATGCCCTATCAGACTTAGGAAGCGCTGAGGAGAAGTTGCAATATCGTCATATTCAGGCTGTGTCCTTGGCTAGTGATGTCAACATTAAATTCCGTAAGATTTTCTTGGAGCAATTTAAAAACGACGAGCTTACACTCTTACTCGCCACTGACTTGGTAGCTAGAGGAATTGACATTGATTCTCTTGAGTGCGTCATCAACTATGATCTACCTCGCGACCTTGAAATCTATACACACCGTGCTGGACGGACTGGCCGTATGGGCAAAGAAGGCTATGTTATTACATTCATCACTCATCCAGAAGAATTAAAAACACTAAAAAAATATGCTCACGTTCAAGAAATTATCTTAAAAGATCGTGAACTCTATGTGAAATAAAAAGGATAGGAAACAATCATTTCTATCCTTTTTTTCTATCTAATTTGCACCGTAATATAGCCGATGTCCTTCCAATTGATGATTCAGAAGTTCACTAACTGTAACCAAAGTGTACCCATTCTTTTGCAAATATTCAATCACACTCGGCAAGGCATTAATGGTTGTTTGATGAATATCATGCATTAAAATGATTGATCCTGGACAAGTCTGCTTTTTCACTTGCTCCATGATAGACCCAGTATTGCGATTTTTCCAATCCAAGCTATCCACATTCCACATGATAAAAGACATATCAACAGCATTTCGGATTGTATCGTTGCTAGCTCCATAGGGTGGACGCATCATTTTTGGACTCTCTCCGATAACAGCCCGAAGTGCTGCTTGTGTATCCTCAATCTGTTTTTTTGCTTGCTCAAGAGCAAGAGTTGGTAATTGTGGATGACTCCAACTATGATTGCCAATCTCATGCCCCTCATCATGAACACGTTTGACAAGTTGCTCATTTCCAGCTACATTTTTCCCCAACATGAAAAAAGTTCCTTTGACATGGTATTTGGCTAAAATATCCAAAGCCTGCGGTGTCGTTACTGCATTAGGACCATCGTCAAACGTCAAAGCTACTAATTTTTGCTGTTTTTTAGCTTGATAGGACTGATATGCTGCCAAATCCTCTTCCTTTAAATAATGCTCATCAATTACCTCATATAAGGCTGGTAAGGCGATTTCCACCTTTGAAACTCGCTCATTGTTTTTATAAAATAGATTGAGTTTTCCTTTTTCATAACTGAATGTCCATTGGGAGATATCTCTTGTTTGAAATGCTTGTAGAATCTTCTGTCCTTCTGTTTTATGGAGAGCGGTGATTTGCTGCTGCATTTCTTCTAGCAATAACTTTTTGGCTTGCTCAGTATTTTTAAAAAGTCGATTTAAGCTAAACAATTTATTATCAGACGACATGTAAAGTGAGTCCAAAACTTCTTCTCTAGCCTTTCCAACTTTCGTAGTCAATACTGGATAAGAAATTCGCTTGATTTCAACTTGCTTTACTCCAGAAAAATTTGTCTCTGTAAAATAACTCACATAAAAAATAAGGTTATCGTATTGCGATGCTTGACTTTGTTTATCTGAAAATTTCTGAATATCGGCATTGATTTTCTCTTTAATAACACCAATATCTTGCTTACTCTCTATTAATGGATAGTAAGACGTAATGAGCCGACTTCCTACACGTCCTGTCTGCTTTCGTACTGAACCATGATGATATTTGGTATCTGCCCTTTTCAGAACTTGTGAAATTTGTCGATTTAATTTTCTTTCTTGTAGCAATTTTCTAATCCGAAAACTCCCAAAAATAATAATCATTAAAAAAGCGACATTTAGGACAATGAGAAGTATTTTTTTCACTACACTACCTTTCTATCTCGTCTCTTTCGTTTAAAAAAGACTTTACCTACTAAAAAAGGCTAAAATAGTTTCAAGCCTTTCATTTGCAATTATTTACAAACTTATAAAGTTTTTTCTTGAATCACTTCAACTTTATAACCATCCGGATCCTTAATAAAGTAATAATTCGGCTTTGTTCCAGGAAGTCCATTTGGCTGTGTAACCTCATATCCTTTAGCAGTGTGTTCAGCATGAAGCTGCAACAAATCAGGCGTACTCAAAGCCACATGAGCAAATCCATCACCAATCACATAAGACCCGTGTCCATAATTATAAGTTAATTCCAACTCATACTCATCACCTTCAAGTCCCAAATAAACAATTGTAAATTGATGTTCTGGGAAGTCCTTGCGCCGTAATTCTTTAAATTCAAATGCATCTGCATAAAATGCAATAGATTTTTCTAGATCTTCCACTCGCAAGCACGTATGCAACATTTTAGAAGCCATAACATCCTCCTTTGCTTTTTTCCATTATATCCTAAATCACGAATTTTCTCCAGTTTTAGCTAAAAAAATAAGGAGTGGGATCGAACTAAACAAAAATTTAGTCCCATCCCGCTCCTATAAAGTTGCTGAGTTAAAAAAACGAATAGCCTTGAGATTTGTTTCGCACATTCTATCTTGCAATCTCAAGGCTCTTCTTTGAACAACCAACCATTGCGTCGTTGGTCTATGACACAGTATAATTTAAGGCCGGAAACATTCTCCCAGCCTATTTTCATTATTTACCTAATTTTGCTTTAGCTGCATCTGCAAGAGCTGTGAAAGCTGCTGCATCGTTGACAGCTAAGTCCGCAAGCATTTTACGGTTGACTTCAATTTCAGCCAATTTCAAACCGTGCATCAATTGTGAATATGACAAACCATTCATACGAGCTGCCGCATTGATACGTGTAATCCACAATTTGCGGAAATCACGTTTCTTTTGACGACGGTCACGGTATGCATAGTAGTAAGAGTTCATTACTTGTTCTTTTGCTGTGCGGAACAAGATATGTTTTGCACCATAGTAACCTTTAGCTAATTTTAAAATACGTTTACGACGTTTGCGTGATACAACGCCACCTTTAACACGTGCCATTTATATTTCCTCCAATATTTCCTAGAATAATCTGCTACAAAGTCTCTTATTTAAGACCTGTCAGCATTGCTTTGATACGTTTAAAATCTCCTGAATGCACCATTGCTGCTTTACGAAGATGACGACGTTGTTTT
This Streptococcus anginosus DNA region includes the following protein-coding sequences:
- the rplT gene encoding 50S ribosomal protein L20, whose product is MARVKGGVVSRKRRKRILKLAKGYYGAKHILFRTAKEQVMNSYYYAYRDRRQKKRDFRKLWITRINAAARMNGLSYSQLMHGLKLAEIEVNRKMLADLAVNDAAAFTALADAAKAKLGK
- the gloA gene encoding lactoylglutathione lyase, which translates into the protein MASKMLHTCLRVEDLEKSIAFYADAFEFKELRRKDFPEHQFTIVYLGLEGDEYELELTYNYGHGSYVIGDGFAHVALSTPDLLQLHAEHTAKGYEVTQPNGLPGTKPNYYFIKDPDGYKVEVIQEKTL
- a CDS encoding DEAD/DEAH box helicase codes for the protein MTTTNFPQSWQNQLTKLGFEYLTPIQEQLFQPITDGENVLGISPTGTGKTLAYLFPSLLKLKPKKSQQLLILAPNTELAGQIFDVTKTWAELLGLTAQLFLSGSSQKRQIERLKKGPEILIGTPGRIFELIKLKKIKMMTVDTIILDEFDQLLSDSQYHFVDKIIHYVPREHQLIYMSATAKFKQDKIVENTIQIKTENQQLDNIRHFYMQVKQRDKVECLRKLAQVSEFRALVFFNALSDLGSAEEKLQYRHIQAVSLASDVNIKFRKIFLEQFKNDELTLLLATDLVARGIDIDSLECVINYDLPRDLEIYTHRAGRTGRMGKEGYVITFITHPEELKTLKKYAHVQEIILKDRELYVK
- a CDS encoding polysaccharide deacetylase family protein, with the protein product MKKILLIVLNVAFLMIIIFGSFRIRKLLQERKLNRQISQVLKRADTKYHHGSVRKQTGRVGSRLITSYYPLIESKQDIGVIKEKINADIQKFSDKQSQASQYDNLIFYVSYFTETNFSGVKQVEIKRISYPVLTTKVGKAREEVLDSLYMSSDNKLFSLNRLFKNTEQAKKLLLEEMQQQITALHKTEGQKILQAFQTRDISQWTFSYEKGKLNLFYKNNERVSKVEIALPALYEVIDEHYLKEEDLAAYQSYQAKKQQKLVALTFDDGPNAVTTPQALDILAKYHVKGTFFMLGKNVAGNEQLVKRVHDEGHEIGNHSWSHPQLPTLALEQAKKQIEDTQAALRAVIGESPKMMRPPYGASNDTIRNAVDMSFIMWNVDSLDWKNRNTGSIMEQVKKQTCPGSIILMHDIHQTTINALPSVIEYLQKNGYTLVTVSELLNHQLEGHRLYYGAN